In one Notolabrus celidotus isolate fNotCel1 chromosome 1, fNotCel1.pri, whole genome shotgun sequence genomic region, the following are encoded:
- the LOC117814249 gene encoding uncharacterized protein LOC117814249: protein MTQSISEEQVNALTRNEDLCIRASQLKDIHAQVEANILDSQEKVRKRKMSKGEEDNFEVGDRVLRKNIRQEQRKGGKMEPDLLGPFAIVNIEGKSADLLQCNGRTIEKINIDHLKRYVEPQPRIPAKWIALSPLIPHAQQTSSCLSPAVPQSHSETISLQSPINSLSETVSLQSPIKSPNDSLCQHSPMVPQHLSETPSPQSDPMSGDTASSRTIFSNIPEELMADIW, encoded by the exons ATGACccagagt ATCAGTGAAGAGCAGGTAAATGCTCTGACTAGAAATGAGGACTTGTGCATCCGAGCCTCACAACTGAAAGACATCCATGCTCAAGTAGAGGCCAACATTTTAGACTCCCAAGAGAAGGTGCGGAAGAGAAAGATGTCAAAGGGGGAAGAGGACAACTTCGAAGTGGGTGACAGAGTTCTCAGAAAAAACATACGCCAAGAGCaaaggaaaggagggaagaTGGAACCAGATTTACTGGGACCTTTTGCCATAGTAAATATTGAGGGTAAAAGTGCAGATCTACTTCAGTGTAATGGCAGAACCATAGAGAAAATTAACATTGATCATCTCAAAAGATACGTGGAACCACAGCCTCGAATCCCTGCAAAATGGATTGCACTTTCCCCACTGATTCCTCATGCACAGCAGACCAGCTCTTGTTTGTCCCCTGCAGTACCTCAGAGCCACAGTGAGACCATAAGTCTGCAGTCTCCGATCAACAGCCTCAGTGAGACAGTAAGTCTGCAGTCCCCGATCAAGAGCCCCAATGACTCACTCTGTCAACACTCCCCCATGGTACCCCAGCACCTCAGTGAGACCCCAAGTCCACAATCAGACCCCATGTCCGGAGACACTGCTTCCTCCAGGACAATATTTTCAAACATCCCTGAAGAAT TAATGGCTGACAtctggtaa